One window of the Pararge aegeria chromosome 22, ilParAegt1.1, whole genome shotgun sequence genome contains the following:
- the LOC120633857 gene encoding short coiled-coil protein homolog, whose amino-acid sequence MSSLMQKCNDDNIPLADDDPQVIITDDVDNNRLDHGRSMDSLPSSYTGGSSSPGLNGPASFEPDSGIDEQEEKARLISQVLELQNTLDDLSQRVDSVKEENLKLRSENQVLGQYIENLMSASSVFQSTTANVNKK is encoded by the exons ATGTCTTCTCTCATGCAAAAATGTAACGACGACAACATCCCTTTGGCCGATGACGATCCCCAAGTGATAATAACAGACGACGTGGACAACAACCGTTTGGACCACGGCCGGTCCATGGATTCACTCCCGAGTTCCTATACAGGGGGTTCTTCAAGCCCAGGGTTGAATGGACCAGCTAGTTTTGAACCGGATTCTGGAATAGATGAACAGGAGGAGAAGGCGCGGTTGATATCGCAAGTTTTGGAGCTTCAGAACACATTGGATG atctgtcacagagggttgATTCAGTGAAAGAAGAAAACTTGAAACTACGCTCAGAAAACCAAGTGTTAGGTCAGTACATAGAGAATTTGATGTCAGCTTCTTCAGTATTTCAATCCACTACAGCAAATGTCAATAAGAAGTAA
- the LOC120633662 gene encoding 39S ribosomal protein L19, mitochondrial, whose translation MSVIRKSSLDILSVGKWILRRDCRLLSAVPEKVEVAEKAQEEIEKLSGRKRRFNNPVLEYRHVYPEFLPDPNPKWRNSLREKMERADMLKRRSQIDIPEFYVGSILAVTISDPHAQGKTNRFVGICIERKGCGLRAEFILRNVVDHQGVEVKYELYDPTIQSIQVLRLEKRLDDKLYYLRDALPEYCTFPQDMDPEMLPEGTPVPLNPVQVKLKPKPWLERWERQDLKGVSNIEEHLKEKDRVRRELRKTPWEKYDLMKQYRKTIPAEDQTEIWSEVYNQLQQMRVSRKKLSRKRLFTTPKPQLG comes from the exons ATGTCAGTCATACGTAAATCGTCCCTTGACATTTTATCTGTAGGGAAATGGATCCTTCGTAGag attgtCGCCTCTTATCTGCAGTACCTGAAAAAGTGGAGGTGGCTGAAAAAGCTCAAGAAGAAATTGAAAAACTTAGCGGTCGTAAGAGGAGATTTAATAATCCCGTGCTTGAGTACAGACATGTCTACCCTGAATTCCTGCCCGATCCCAATCCCAAATGGCGTAACAGCTTACGTGAAAAAATGGAAAGAGCAGATATGTTAAAAAGGAGAAGTCAAATTGACATACCAGAATTTTACGTAG GCTCAATATTGGCAGTGACTATATCTGATCCACATGCTCAGGGGAAAACAAACAGATTTGTTGGTATTTGTATTGAGCGCAAGGGTTGTGGCCTCAGAGCTGAGTTTATACTAAGGAATGTTGTTGATCATCAGGGAGTAGAG gTCAAATATGAACTTTATGATCCTACAATACAATCAATACAAGTACTTAGGTTAGAGAAACGGCTAGATGACAAATTGTACTATTTGCGTGATGCATTACCTGAGTACTGCACATTCCCTCAAGATATGGACCCAGAAATGTTACCTGAAGGCACCCCTGTGCCTTTAAATCCAGTACAG GTAAAGTTGAAACCAAAGCCCTGGCTCGAAAGGTGGGAGAGGCAAGACTTGAAAGGTGTCTCAAATATAGAAGAACACTTAAAAGAAAAGGACAGAGTTCGAAGGGAGTTAAGAAAAACGCCATGGGAGAAATATGATTTAATGAAACAATACAG aAAAACAATTCCAGCTGAAGATCAAACAGAGATATGGAGCGAAGTTTACAACCAATTGCAACAAATGCGCGTATCCCGCAAGAAGCTATCAAGGAAACGTCTATTCACAACGCCTAAGCCGCAACTTGGCTAG
- the LOC120633649 gene encoding uncharacterized protein LOC120633649, translating into MPKKLKVVVKSLYSHEIRKDVSLESLKSLKLEDAWPFIRDEIEIEIGSNQLVCIPHITEADLYKVTSLFVPNEKETNGKMFTPLGELRRNINKEKSDPEYVNLLDQDDFHDQDFKFPHESVKITLQDEAIKNKVRVIMINFSQSRIPKGKDFSNKIYLDVKNNEALKGKKSVYMITSVLMAKTIEFRVTRGTSSRIFHLGNASPLVFGLEEFLIADDGKLVAKEPVTIKSKCLRWQKLDPSDHLYIPKKQDTACAQ; encoded by the exons ATGccgaaaaaactaaaagtagTTGTAAAGTCTCTGTATTCCCACGAAATTCGTAAAGATGTCAGCCTAGAGAGTTTAAAATCATTGAAACTCGAGGACGCCTGGCCATTTATCAGAGATGAAATCGAGATCGAAATTGGGAGTAACCAGTTGGTTTGTATCCCGCATATTACAGAAGCCGACCTGTATAAAGTCACGTCTTTATTCGTGCCGAATGAAAAAGAAACAAACGGTAAAATGTTCACACCGCTTGGGGAACTGAGaaggaatataaataaagagaagTCTGACCCCGAATACGTTAACCTGCTGGACCAGGACGATTTTCATGATCAAGATTTTAAGTTTCCCCACGAAAGCGTAAAG aTAACATTACAAGATGAAGCAATAAAGAACAAAGTGAGAGTGATCATGATAAATTTCTCCCAATCAAGAATTCCGAAAGGCAAGGATTTTTCGAACAAAATTTACTTGGATGTAAAGAACAACGAAG ctctGAAAGGAAAGAAGTCTGTTTACATGATAACCAGTGTATTAATGGCCAAAACCATAGAGTTTAGAGTGACCCGTGGAACATCTTCAAGAATCTTCCACCTTGGAAATGCTTCTCCTCTTGTGTTTGGCCTGGAGGAATTTTTAATAGCGGATGATGGGAAATTAGTTGCcaag GAACCAGTGACAATTAAATCGAAGTGTTTGCGCTGGCAGAAGTTGGATCCCTCCGACCATCTCTATATCCCTAAGAAACAGGATACCGCTTGCGCACAGTAA